A part of Dermacentor variabilis isolate Ectoservices chromosome 10, ASM5094787v1, whole genome shotgun sequence genomic DNA contains:
- the LOC142560230 gene encoding transcription initiation factor TFIID subunit 8-like, which yields MASSANDAGPVNARRKALFAAVCSICVETGFSSAERVAVESLVEMLQSCLIEIARSSRAFCELSGRTEVLSGDVFVALIEMGINVESLWSFVKRPNRITLPTPGLQTRSSMPKILQAGDKKPLPPHIPEHMVPFPDPHAYIRTPTHKQPVTEYEAIREKLASQKRDVERALTRFVAKTGPTQSLFADQSAPFPLIACKPMAQPYLAALLPKDQVFEQQEEEQAKSSPERPPELVDNPYLRSVKMPRKRKR from the exons ATGGCGTCGTCCGCCAATGACGCGGGCCCTGTGAACGCGCGCCGGAAAGCTCTCTTTGCGGCAGTATGTTCGATCTGTGTCGAAACTGGCTTCTCGAGCGCAGAGCGAGTAGCAGTCGAGTCTCTGGTGGAGATGCTTCAAAGCT GTCTCATCGAGATCGCCCGAAGCAGCAGAGCCTTTTGCGAGCTCTCCGGGAGAACCGAGGTCTTGTCGGGAGATGTATTCGTGGCCCTCATCGAAATGG GCATCAATGTGGAGTCGTTATGGAGCTTTGTCAAGCGTCCGAACCGCATCACACTGCCAACAC CTGGCTTACAGACACGATCGTCGATGCCAAAGATCctgcaggctggagacaagaagCCCCTGCCGCCTCACATCCCCGAACACATGGTGCCCTTTCCTGATCCACACGCCTACATCCGGACACCG ACACACAAGCAGCCCGTGACGGAGTATGAAGCTATTCGGGAAAAGCTGGCCAGCCAGAAGCGAGACGTGGAGCGTGCCCTGACCCGTTTTGTGGCCAAGACAGGCCCCACTCAGAGCCTCTTTGCAGACCAGTCAGCTCCATTTCCTC TGATAGCTTGCAAGCCAATGGCCCAGCCATACCTAGCAGCGCTGCTTCCCAAGGATCAGGTGTTTGAGCAGCAGGAAGAGGAACAGGCCAAGAGCAGTCCCGAAAGGCCACCGGAGCTCGTCGACAACCCTTACCTGCGCTCGGTCAAGATGCCACGAAAGCGCAAGCGGTGA